The following are encoded together in the Kribbella sp. CA-293567 genome:
- a CDS encoding alpha/beta fold hydrolase: protein MLSPRKIAAAAAVALVVPFLTATTATTASAAGPKDPAVPSIPQRYLDQPITWSVCSFDAAVKRLYPQAPTTNCAKVNVPMDWANPDAHPDVQVAIAYSKAIGTSKGLMATNPGGPGGAGLSLSASLATRKTQLFTDYDLVGFDPRGFGASTPLQCLTTAEALNALPVTPDYKERTKLTHRVEEAEAKLQAEACAATEFGQFVSSQQTVYDMDFIRALFKARQLNFIGYSYGTWLGGWYADTYPARVGRFVLDSNMDWTHTQWQNVNFDPFSGQRRRDTQLFPWIARHADQITGLGSTPAQVTAKYNGIRASLTTLVKAGESNVRGDNLDGLIYSAIYGNTRFIRATLDVLVHDEFTKAPSASGEVELGHVDRAWARLAPNLQAFDTLAALRTRYGVTAAATAAAEAATQVDSLKDVIADARAEAARATSGDQTVNLGAIGTTVRCNDTAWNKDPKFYTKEADKMAKKYDFFGYMNGVPMCAYWKYAPQDRKLDLKGSPRMLIVQAELDPATAYEGSLRTHEDTKAVTRFVAIDDEGQHGQYIGSASSCAEAIGDKFVFTGELPGKNQVCGTTPLPAELSVYPVKGPVDGKAVHLPKSKAADTKVNPLLQQVLDEVAASSLR from the coding sequence GTGCTCAGCCCCCGCAAGATCGCCGCGGCCGCCGCCGTGGCGCTGGTAGTCCCGTTCCTGACTGCCACGACTGCTACGACGGCCAGTGCTGCCGGTCCGAAGGACCCAGCGGTACCGTCCATCCCGCAGCGCTACCTCGACCAGCCGATCACCTGGTCGGTCTGCTCGTTCGACGCCGCGGTCAAGCGCCTCTACCCGCAGGCGCCGACCACGAACTGCGCCAAGGTCAACGTCCCGATGGACTGGGCCAACCCCGACGCGCACCCGGACGTCCAGGTCGCCATCGCGTACAGCAAGGCCATCGGGACGTCGAAGGGGCTGATGGCCACCAACCCCGGTGGCCCAGGTGGAGCCGGTCTCTCGCTGTCGGCCTCGCTGGCCACCAGGAAGACCCAGCTCTTCACCGACTACGACCTGGTCGGCTTCGACCCGCGCGGCTTCGGTGCGAGTACTCCGCTGCAGTGCCTCACGACCGCCGAGGCGCTGAACGCGCTGCCGGTGACGCCGGACTACAAGGAGCGCACCAAGCTCACCCACCGGGTCGAGGAGGCCGAGGCGAAGCTGCAGGCCGAGGCCTGTGCGGCCACCGAGTTCGGTCAGTTCGTCAGCAGCCAGCAGACCGTCTACGACATGGACTTCATTCGGGCCTTGTTCAAAGCCCGTCAGCTGAACTTCATCGGCTACTCGTACGGCACCTGGCTCGGCGGCTGGTACGCCGACACCTATCCGGCCAGGGTCGGCCGGTTCGTGCTCGACTCGAACATGGACTGGACCCACACCCAGTGGCAGAACGTGAACTTCGACCCGTTCTCGGGTCAGCGCCGCCGCGACACCCAGCTGTTCCCGTGGATCGCCCGGCACGCCGACCAGATCACCGGACTCGGCAGTACGCCGGCCCAGGTGACCGCCAAGTACAACGGAATCCGTGCCTCGCTGACGACGCTGGTGAAGGCCGGCGAGAGCAACGTCCGCGGTGACAACCTGGACGGTCTGATCTACAGCGCGATCTACGGCAACACGCGCTTCATCCGGGCCACTCTCGACGTCCTCGTGCACGACGAGTTCACCAAGGCGCCGTCGGCCTCCGGTGAGGTGGAGCTGGGGCACGTGGACCGCGCGTGGGCCCGGCTCGCGCCGAACCTGCAGGCCTTCGACACGCTCGCCGCGCTGCGCACCCGGTACGGCGTCACCGCTGCCGCCACGGCCGCCGCGGAGGCCGCCACCCAGGTGGACTCGCTGAAGGACGTCATTGCCGACGCCCGCGCCGAGGCCGCCCGGGCGACCTCGGGCGACCAGACGGTGAACCTGGGAGCGATCGGGACCACCGTGCGCTGTAACGACACGGCTTGGAACAAGGACCCGAAGTTCTACACCAAGGAAGCCGACAAGATGGCGAAGAAGTACGACTTCTTCGGCTACATGAACGGCGTCCCGATGTGTGCCTACTGGAAGTACGCCCCGCAGGATCGCAAGCTGGATCTCAAGGGGTCGCCGCGGATGCTGATCGTGCAGGCCGAGCTCGACCCGGCGACGGCGTACGAGGGCTCGCTGCGCACGCACGAGGACACCAAGGCCGTCACGCGGTTCGTGGCGATCGACGACGAGGGTCAGCACGGTCAGTACATCGGTTCGGCGTCGTCGTGTGCCGAGGCGATCGGTGACAAGTTCGTCTTCACCGGCGAACTGCCCGGCAAGAATCAGGTCTGCGGTACGACGCCGCTGCCGGCCGAACTGTCGGTCTACCCGGTCAAGGGCCCGGTGGACGGCAAGGCCGTGCACCTGCCGAAGTCCAAGGCCGCCGACACCAAGGTGAACCCGCTGCTCCAGCAGGTGCTGGACGAGGTGGCGGCAAGCTCGCTGCGCTAG
- a CDS encoding TIGR03618 family F420-dependent PPOX class oxidoreductase, whose amino-acid sequence MTKTATVIARRPGLGVYDHWVELLSERSGSFVDFWTERHLCVLATVRQDGTVHATPVGVTIDPENGIARVICSGTSHKARHIRAAGAAGAAVAVTQVDGRRWSTLEGRAVVSDDPERVADAVRRYAERYRQPRVNPQRVVVEITVTRILGNA is encoded by the coding sequence GTGACGAAGACCGCCACGGTGATCGCCCGGCGACCCGGCCTCGGTGTCTACGATCACTGGGTGGAACTGCTGAGTGAGCGATCAGGTTCGTTCGTGGACTTCTGGACCGAGCGGCACCTGTGCGTGCTGGCCACGGTCCGGCAGGACGGGACCGTGCACGCGACGCCGGTGGGGGTGACGATCGATCCGGAGAACGGGATCGCCCGGGTGATCTGCTCGGGAACGTCCCACAAGGCCCGGCACATCCGCGCGGCAGGAGCGGCCGGTGCTGCGGTCGCGGTCACTCAGGTCGACGGGCGCCGGTGGTCGACGCTGGAAGGCCGCGCGGTGGTCAGTGACGATCCCGAGCGAGTAGCTGACGCCGTACGCCGGTACGCCGAGCGCTACCGCCAGCCCCGGGTGAACCCACAGCGAGTGGTTGTGGAGATCACCGTCACCAGGATCCTCGGCAATGCCTGA
- the cbiE gene encoding precorrin-6y C5,15-methyltransferase (decarboxylating) subunit CbiE, which translates to MPEPLTVVGVGADGWTGLSPQAQQAINAADVVLGSTRQLALLPDGDGERVAWSSPLSESLPGLLATHRGRRICVLASGDPTFHGIGTTLTRMLGAEAVRVIPHPSSVSLACARLGWAQEQVQVVSLVGHPLELVQPHIQPGQRLVVLSWGAHTPAEVAALLVARGYGGSEFSVLEQLGSAAERVRSTRADEWGHEADALNVIGIHCQGTELLPTTPGLPDSAYESDGQLTKREVRAVTLSRLAPVPGQLLWDVGGGAGSIAIEWLRHHPSCRAVAIEKDPDRAKRLDRNAATLGVAVRTVVGAAPEALDGLEAPDAIFVGGGATVPGVIEACWQALRPGGRLVVNGVTLETESLIARWYAELGGDLVRLAVQRASAVGGMTGWRPAMPVTIWSLTK; encoded by the coding sequence ATGCCTGAGCCGCTCACCGTCGTCGGCGTCGGCGCTGATGGGTGGACTGGCCTCTCACCCCAAGCGCAGCAAGCCATCAACGCTGCCGACGTAGTACTTGGCAGCACCCGCCAACTCGCCTTGCTGCCGGACGGCGATGGTGAGCGGGTCGCCTGGTCCTCGCCGCTCTCCGAGTCGCTGCCCGGCCTGCTCGCCACCCACCGCGGCCGGCGGATCTGCGTGCTGGCCAGCGGCGATCCGACGTTCCACGGGATCGGCACCACGCTGACCAGAATGCTGGGCGCGGAGGCGGTGCGGGTGATCCCGCATCCGTCGAGCGTCTCGCTGGCCTGCGCCCGGCTGGGATGGGCGCAAGAGCAGGTGCAGGTGGTGAGCTTGGTCGGTCATCCGCTGGAGCTCGTGCAACCGCACATCCAGCCCGGCCAGCGACTCGTCGTACTGAGCTGGGGTGCGCACACTCCGGCCGAGGTCGCCGCGTTGCTGGTTGCTCGCGGGTACGGCGGCAGCGAGTTCAGCGTGCTCGAACAGCTGGGATCGGCGGCTGAGCGCGTACGCAGTACCAGAGCCGACGAGTGGGGGCACGAGGCCGATGCGCTCAATGTGATCGGTATCCACTGCCAGGGCACCGAGTTGTTGCCGACCACCCCCGGCCTGCCTGATTCGGCGTACGAGAGTGATGGGCAGCTGACCAAGCGCGAGGTCCGCGCGGTGACGCTCTCGCGGCTCGCGCCTGTCCCCGGCCAGTTGCTCTGGGACGTGGGCGGTGGCGCGGGCAGCATCGCGATCGAGTGGTTGCGGCACCACCCGAGCTGCCGTGCGGTCGCGATCGAGAAGGACCCCGACCGCGCGAAACGCCTCGACCGCAACGCCGCCACACTCGGAGTCGCGGTCCGCACGGTCGTCGGGGCAGCGCCCGAGGCGCTCGACGGGTTGGAGGCACCCGACGCGATCTTCGTCGGCGGCGGCGCGACGGTTCCCGGCGTGATCGAAGCCTGCTGGCAGGCGCTCCGCCCAGGCGGCCGGCTCGTCGTCAACGGCGTGACCCTCGAGACAGAGTCCCTGATCGCCCGTTGGTACGCCGAACTAGGCGGCGACCTCGTCCGCCTCGCCGTCCAGCGAGCCTCCGCGGTAGGCGGTATGACCGGCTGGCGCCCCGCGATGCCGGTGACGATCTGGAGCCTGACCAAGTGA
- the cobM gene encoding precorrin-4 C(11)-methyltransferase, translating into MTVHFIGAGPGAADLITVRGRDLIATSPVCLYAGALVPVELLDHCPVGARKIDTAELNLDQIIAELTAAHEAGADVARLHSGDPSVFSAMAEQMRRLDALQIPYDVTPGVPAYAAAAASLGRELTVPEVGQTLILTRIGGRATAMPAGEDLTTLGQSRATLVLHLAVQQIDRVVDELTPNYGADCPVAVVARASRDDELTLRGTLADIAGQVRAAGVRRTAVIIVGKVLAAETFPDSHLYSTTRDR; encoded by the coding sequence GTGACCGTCCACTTCATCGGGGCCGGACCGGGCGCGGCCGACCTGATCACCGTCCGCGGCCGCGATCTGATCGCCACCTCCCCGGTCTGCCTGTACGCCGGTGCGCTGGTACCGGTCGAGCTGCTCGACCACTGCCCGGTCGGCGCGCGCAAGATCGACACCGCGGAGCTGAACCTCGACCAGATCATCGCCGAACTGACCGCTGCCCACGAAGCAGGCGCCGACGTCGCGCGACTCCACTCCGGCGACCCGTCCGTGTTCAGCGCGATGGCCGAGCAGATGCGCCGGCTCGACGCTCTGCAGATCCCGTACGACGTGACACCCGGCGTCCCCGCGTACGCCGCGGCCGCGGCATCACTGGGTCGCGAGCTGACGGTCCCGGAGGTCGGCCAGACGCTGATCCTGACCCGGATCGGTGGCCGCGCCACCGCGATGCCCGCCGGGGAGGACCTGACGACGCTCGGGCAGAGCCGGGCCACTCTGGTCCTGCACCTCGCCGTGCAGCAGATCGACCGGGTCGTCGACGAACTGACGCCGAACTACGGCGCGGACTGCCCGGTCGCCGTGGTGGCCCGCGCCTCCCGCGACGACGAACTGACGCTGCGCGGCACTCTCGCCGACATCGCAGGCCAGGTGCGCGCCGCCGGCGTCCGGCGTACCGCGGTGATCATCGTCGGCAAGGTCCTCGCCGCCGAGACCTTTCCCGACAGTCATCTGTACTCGACCACTCGCGACCGATGA
- a CDS encoding cobalt-precorrin-6A reductase — MKILLLGGTGEARRLAAELLPDHDVISSLAGRTRDARLPVGALHHGGFGGVEGLSSWLVDHGIQTVIDATHPFAAMMTAHAAAACSALDLPLLVLRRPGWQQQPGDTWHWTSDSAAAAALLPALLAGGRVFLTIGRQGLAAFAHTGLWTLARCVDPPDPVPTWCELILDRGPYEPAAELELLRTRRIDVLVTKNSGGDMTSAKLAAARELSIPVVLIERPPLPAGVAVARTTGEVRAWLTG, encoded by the coding sequence ATGAAGATCCTGCTGCTCGGCGGTACGGGAGAGGCCCGCCGCCTGGCAGCGGAGCTGCTGCCCGACCACGACGTCATCTCCTCGCTGGCCGGCCGCACCCGCGACGCGCGCCTCCCGGTAGGTGCCCTTCACCACGGCGGCTTCGGGGGAGTCGAAGGGCTTAGTTCATGGCTTGTTGATCACGGCATCCAAACCGTGATCGACGCCACCCATCCGTTCGCGGCCATGATGACCGCCCATGCAGCAGCCGCCTGCAGCGCACTGGACCTGCCCCTGCTAGTACTCCGCCGCCCAGGCTGGCAGCAGCAACCAGGCGACACCTGGCACTGGACCTCAGACAGCGCCGCAGCCGCCGCCCTCCTACCCGCTTTGTTAGCGGGCGGCCGGGTCTTTCTCACCATCGGACGACAAGGCCTCGCAGCCTTCGCCCATACCGGCCTCTGGACGCTCGCCCGGTGCGTCGACCCACCTGACCCCGTGCCGACCTGGTGTGAGCTGATCCTGGATCGCGGTCCCTACGAGCCGGCAGCGGAGCTGGAGCTCCTCCGGACCCGGCGGATCGACGTACTGGTGACCAAGAACAGCGGCGGTGACATGACGTCGGCCAAGCTGGCGGCGGCTCGTGAACTGTCGATCCCGGTCGTCCTGATCGAGCGACCGCCGCTTCCCGCAGGTGTCGCGGTGGCGCGGACGACGGGCGAGGTACGGGCTTGGCTCACCGGGTGA
- the rpe gene encoding ribulose-phosphate 3-epimerase — MGIQIAPSILSADFARLADEAAAVSNADWLHVDVMDNHFVPNLTLGLPVVESLAKAAAQPLDCHLMIEDPDRWAPGYVEAGASSVTFHIEACSAPVRTAREIRAKGGRAAMALRPATPIEPYEDILAEFDMILIMTVEPGFGGQKFLDVCVPKIRRTRDLVAKHGLDLWIEIDGGISTETIERCADAGADVFVAGSAVYQAENPNLMIDQLRSLATDAGRLSEGAR; from the coding sequence ATGGGAATCCAGATCGCACCCAGCATCCTGTCCGCCGACTTCGCCCGGCTGGCCGACGAGGCGGCCGCGGTGTCGAACGCCGACTGGCTGCACGTCGACGTGATGGACAACCATTTCGTCCCGAACCTGACGCTGGGCCTGCCCGTCGTCGAGTCGCTCGCCAAGGCCGCGGCGCAACCGCTCGACTGTCACCTGATGATCGAGGACCCGGACCGCTGGGCCCCCGGATACGTCGAGGCCGGCGCGTCCAGCGTCACCTTCCACATCGAGGCCTGCAGCGCCCCGGTCCGGACGGCCCGCGAGATCCGCGCCAAGGGCGGCCGGGCCGCGATGGCGCTCCGGCCCGCGACCCCGATCGAGCCGTACGAGGACATCCTGGCCGAGTTCGACATGATCCTGATCATGACCGTCGAGCCGGGGTTCGGTGGCCAGAAGTTCCTCGACGTCTGCGTCCCGAAGATCCGCCGCACCCGGGACCTGGTCGCCAAACACGGCCTCGACCTGTGGATCGAGATCGACGGCGGCATCTCCACCGAGACCATCGAGCGCTGTGCCGACGCCGGTGCCGACGTCTTCGTGGCCGGCTCGGCCGTCTACCAGGCCGAGAACCCCAACCTGATGATCGACCAGCTCCGCTCGCTGGCGACCGACGCCGGCAGGCTGAGCGAAGGAGCGCGGTGA
- a CDS encoding HAD-IIA family hydrolase: protein MTEHKPVESWLTDMDGVLVHEERAIPGASEFIGSLQASGKRFLVLTNNSIFTPRDLRARLLAGGIDVPEQAIWTSALATAQFLDDQRPGGTAYVIGEAGLTTALHEVGYVLTERAPDYVVLGETRTYSFEAITRAIRLIAGGARFLATNPDPTGPSTEGPLPATGSVAALITRATGVAPYFVGKPNPLMMRSALNRIGAHSETSVMIGDRMDTDIISGLEAGLRSILVLSGSTGEHEVERFPYRPTRIVESIADVVPLIAALS from the coding sequence ATGACCGAGCACAAGCCGGTGGAGAGCTGGCTGACCGACATGGACGGCGTGCTGGTCCACGAGGAACGGGCGATCCCGGGAGCGAGCGAGTTCATCGGCTCGCTGCAGGCCTCCGGCAAGCGGTTCCTGGTGCTGACGAACAACTCGATCTTCACCCCGCGCGACCTGCGCGCCCGGTTGCTTGCCGGCGGCATCGATGTCCCGGAGCAGGCGATCTGGACCTCGGCGCTGGCGACGGCGCAGTTCCTGGACGACCAGCGGCCCGGCGGGACGGCGTACGTGATCGGCGAGGCCGGCCTGACGACGGCGCTGCACGAGGTCGGGTACGTGCTGACCGAGCGCGCGCCCGACTACGTCGTCCTGGGGGAGACCCGCACCTACTCCTTCGAGGCGATCACCCGGGCGATCCGGCTGATCGCCGGCGGCGCGCGGTTCCTGGCCACCAACCCCGATCCCACCGGCCCGTCCACCGAGGGTCCGCTGCCGGCCACCGGGTCGGTCGCCGCGCTGATCACCCGCGCCACCGGCGTCGCGCCGTACTTCGTCGGCAAGCCGAACCCGCTGATGATGCGCAGCGCCCTGAACCGGATCGGCGCCCACTCCGAGACCTCGGTGATGATCGGTGACCGGATGGACACTGACATCATCAGCGGCCTCGAAGCCGGCCTGCGCAGCATCCTGGTGCTGTCCGGTTCGACCGGCGAGCACGAGGTCGAGCGGTTCCCCTACCGCCCGACCCGCATCGTCGAGTCGATCGCCGACGTCGTACCGCTGATCGCCGCCCTTTCCTGA